Proteins co-encoded in one Candidatus Thiodictyon syntrophicum genomic window:
- a CDS encoding adenine phosphoribosyltransferase, whose amino-acid sequence MPIKSRIRTVPHYPKPGVMFRDITTLLKDPVGFRVTINELVNRYTGAKIDRVAGIEARGFIIGAALAYQLGVGFVPIRKKGKLPAETVGHDYDLEYGTDRIEMHVDAVSQGERVLLVDDLIATGGTAEAACKLIENMGGTLVECCFVIDLPDLGGRARLEKHGQKVFALCEFEGD is encoded by the coding sequence ATGCCCATCAAGTCGCGTATTCGCACCGTTCCCCATTATCCCAAGCCGGGCGTCATGTTTCGCGACATCACGACCTTGCTCAAGGACCCCGTCGGCTTTCGCGTCACCATCAATGAATTGGTCAACCGCTATACCGGCGCGAAGATCGACCGCGTGGCCGGTATCGAGGCGCGCGGGTTCATCATCGGCGCGGCCCTGGCCTATCAACTGGGGGTCGGCTTCGTGCCGATTCGCAAGAAGGGCAAGCTGCCGGCCGAGACCGTCGGCCACGACTATGACCTCGAATACGGCACCGACCGCATCGAGATGCATGTCGATGCGGTGTCCCAAGGCGAGCGGGTGCTGCTGGTCGATGACCTGATTGCCACCGGCGGCACGGCCGAGGCCGCCTGCAAGCTGATCGAGAACATGGGCGGCACGCTCGTGGAGTGTTGTTTCGTCATCGATCTGCCCGATCTCGGCGGGCGCGCGCGGCTCGAAAAGCACGGACAGAAGGTGTTCGCACTCTGTGAGTTCGAGGGCGATTGA
- a CDS encoding S-methyl-5'-thioadenosine phosphorylase: MAGNSSAPVLGIIGGSGVYDIEGLSNKRWRRIDSPFGAPSDELLCGELNGQQMVFLPRHGRGHRIPPSEINFRANIDALKRAGATDVISVSAVGSLREHLRPGMFVIVDQFIDRTFDRVKSFFGTGLVAHVSMAHPVCRRLGDHLETAARAAGIEAARGGTYLVMEGPQFSSLAESELYRSWNCDVIGMTNMPEAKLAREAELCYATVAMVTDFDCWHPNHDDVTVEAIVRVLLANADNARGLVKQVAPLLHNDAAAPACGCRSALEHALITPPEARDPELVGRLEAVAGRVLHLAK; the protein is encoded by the coding sequence ATGGCAGGCAACAGTAGCGCCCCGGTGCTCGGGATCATCGGCGGCAGCGGTGTCTATGACATCGAGGGCTTGAGCAACAAGCGCTGGCGGCGCATCGACTCGCCCTTCGGTGCACCCTCCGACGAGCTGCTGTGCGGCGAACTGAACGGACAGCAGATGGTGTTCCTGCCGCGCCATGGCCGCGGCCACCGGATCCCGCCCTCCGAAATCAACTTCCGCGCCAACATCGACGCACTCAAGCGCGCCGGGGCCACCGACGTGATCTCGGTCAGCGCCGTGGGCTCGCTGCGCGAGCATCTGCGTCCCGGCATGTTCGTCATCGTGGATCAGTTCATCGACCGCACCTTCGACCGCGTCAAGAGCTTTTTCGGCACCGGGCTGGTGGCGCACGTGTCGATGGCGCACCCGGTGTGCCGCCGGCTCGGCGACCATCTCGAGACCGCGGCGCGCGCGGCGGGGATCGAGGCGGCGCGCGGCGGTACCTATCTGGTCATGGAGGGTCCGCAGTTCTCCAGCCTGGCCGAGTCCGAGCTCTACCGCAGTTGGAACTGCGACGTCATCGGCATGACCAACATGCCCGAGGCCAAGCTGGCGCGCGAGGCGGAGCTGTGCTACGCGACGGTGGCCATGGTCACCGATTTCGATTGCTGGCACCCCAACCATGACGACGTCACGGTCGAGGCCATCGTCCGGGTCCTGCTGGCCAATGCCGACAATGCCCGCGGCCTGGTGAAGCAGGTCGCCCCGCTGCTGCACAACGATGCCGCTGCGCCCGCCTGCGGTTGCCGCAGCGCGCTGGAGCACGCCCTGATCACGCCGCCGGAGGCACGCGACCCCGAGCTGGTCGGGCGCCTGGAGGCGGTGGCCGGGCGGGTGCTGCACCTCGCTAAGTAA